The DNA region TCTTAGATATGCTATATactaataaactattttagaaaattaaaaaaaattaaaaaataataattaactttGATAGCTTTTAAGTACAATTTTTCATTACAAAAATTCTTATAATAGATAATAAATGTATACATAAGGTTAAACAATAATCAAACCCAACTTTAAAAATGTCCAAATCCAATCTCTGAAAGAGAAGGTAAAACCTGGTACCTATCTTTTAACTATTGGTTGTACCAATCTGACATTTGGTGGGGTTTGTGGCATTGTTCACTTTTCTGGGATGTGTGAGGATAATATGCCCCCACGGTCCTTGAATTTGTGGCTAGCAgtagcaggaaaaaaaaaaagtgttgaattttattttatttttttaggctGAGTATCTTTTCTAATTGTTGGTTTTTGCGCAGGAGAAGCATCTATGTAATTTCTCAAATATCTGGTTTAGAAATtgtcaacaaaaagaaaaacaatgttTGAAAGTTATAATCAAAGTTGAAATTTGCAAATAGCAATCTGTTGCACAAATGTGTTGGTTAGACAAAGAATAATGTACTTTCACTGCAAATTATATTATACCATAGCATATAAGGGTCTGAATTTCTAATAAATTTACTCAATCATTCCCAATGAAGCCTAAAATCTCAATATTTCAATGCTATTCTTtttcatcaataattttatacAATAAACATGTACTTTTacctaaaataataaacatataCTCTTATATTTTAGCCCATAGTCAGTGTCCTTGTTCTTTTAGGTTTTAATTTCCTACCAATAACTTTGacctaaaataataatagaaggaAGAGTCACCACACATATTCAAcgtttattttagtttattttatttaaaatttttaagaatcatcACATCTTCAACTTAAAACAAGTTGACTGTTCTCTCTTTTAGTTATTTGTTTTATGGTATAGAAGATTTCGATTTGCCATTGAAATATGGAGGTAACTTGTGGTTTTTTCTGTGATATTTAGCTACCTATGATGGCTAAGTAATATATTAACAATTACTCTTAAATGTGTCCACACTTATGTTGTCATGGTGGGGTTACACGCTTTTGTGTGTGTTCTTTCATAAAATTCACATTCTTGAATGATGGTTTAACAATTGCTCTTAAATGTGTCGACGCTAATATATAGAGTTTACATGTTTATGTGTTTCCTTTCATGAAATTTGCTTTCTATGACAATGGCTAAGTATATCGTGACAACATATATAACTTGTAACCTACTTCTACTTAATGCAAATTATGACAAATTTATTgttgtattatattttttttttattctttatgcttacaaaatttaaaattgtaagaTGACTAGAGATCAATAACAAtctcatttataattttttgttattttaatttttgaattttgaaattatcttaaaatattattataaatcaaataatagATAACATctaattgatataaaatttgacatgcatattAAGAATATTGAGAAAATTCAATTCACCGAtaggaaatttttattaaaaaaattattaagtgatGTAATAATCTATGACGTCTGCtaattgctctttatcattagatcaaaatattaattgatttttggtgtaagcaagATTCGAaactcaaatttcttatttgataGCAAAAGTTAATTGAAACTCACAACAATACTTAAAGTATAATTGATCaaaatttactcttttttatgtgtaattatttgtttttataacaatataaaaatttcaatatagTAACGAAACCTTATATTAAAGATATTTTACTAAATACTTAGGATTTGgagtttttttatattcaataacAGATAACATGTCATTTCTTTGACTTGTAGATGCAGTACAAAGCAATATTAATATTAACATAAGATTTAGATCATACTGTCAAAAAATGTGcgttttaattgatattttttaatatttcaaatagaGACTTCATAGTTCAAATCTCTAACccttattttaattattgaacTATAAAAAACTGgcgaaatattattataaaaaagactACCAAAATATTACTAGTTCATAATTCTCGAAGAGAACCTAGACCCATTACGTCCCAAACAAAAGCTTGATGTACATAAAGGGGGGACATTGTTGATATTCCAAAAGCCTTATATCTTGCTCCTTGTCTTTCTTTGTCACAAATATATGTACTCCTATTATTTGCTTCATGGCATATACATTTTATTCTAATACACACTCATTTGATTATTTGAAATGAGTGTATTAGAATAGAAtgtatttgaattattttcactTTCTATGTCCAACTCAGTTAATAAAGAACCTTAGGAGACCATTTTTTCACAATCCCTCATCATGGAATTTTAAGTTTCAGATTGGGGAAATcaatagagaaagaaaatgcaGATGAATCCCTATCTATTAGTAAAGTTAACCCCTCCTTGCATCAATAAGAACACACATTCTGTTGAGTCACAAAGATAATCATTGCAATCCAATGAATGATATAAGAAATATAATGCAgccaaaaaggaaaatgaaaaaaacacagctcatttgaaaatagaaaaaacaaaacaagaaaataagacAAATCTTCGTTCGCATTCCTGTTGTTTCCAACACTAGCAATCATTCTATGAACCTATGCCGTTGCTAGTGATAGTCACCACCATTGTTTCACCTCTCCATTCCACAATATTGGCACATTACACAATTCTTATCATACCAATAAGTGAAccttcaaataaaaatgatcaatCTTAACCTTTCAAACAATTCCTCCAATAATGCATGGCCATTTCCATGGCATCGCCAATGTCCCACACACATactcacacatatatataattagatacATTATCATTACTATGTCCTACCACGATGACCCATCACCATCCTCTTAGCTACCGTTGTTTGCCATCCACAAATCACATCCAGCATAATTGGAGCAAAAAACAGAGAGCCTAATTGCAATTTGCAAGAAAATTATTGATGATCAAACATGACGTAGTTGAAGCTGAAACACTTGCTGGAAATCTTAGTCTAATTAATCAAGATTTAAttgtacaaatatatattttttttcattttttttatacatggAATCTAAATGCCCCTACCCCagcaaaaaaaaggaacaaatttTCATATGCCCTTTTGGTGCTACAATCCAACACTAAAGAGTCCCCAAACTTTCCACTTTTGGAATCTAAAGCCAAAATGTTAGCCCAAAtaatcccaaaaatatttacaGAGATGCATTTACTCTCTGTTGTAAAAGAAATGCATTCCCTACTTTTTCACCTTCTCCCatgttgtttttttctttttttctttgttgaaatAACTCTTTCATTGCCTAAATCCGAACCCACCCGATTGAGTTGGGTACCTAAAGCCAAATGGGTCGAGCGAGTTAGAGTAGTTCTGTGTCAACACGTTCGAGTTCGAGTTCGAGTTCTGCTGAAACATCCCCGAGTTTGTTCTGAGTCCACTCTGAACCTCTTCATCCACGTGGCAAAGCTGTGGGATAGAAGGGACATAAACGTCATTACTGTTGTAATTCACAATTCCCTGTGTCTGAGCTTGATGAGCTTGGTTTTCAACAGCGAATTCAGGCACCGAGTTGAGCCCAGCAAGGCTGGCCCAGTCAAAATTCCCAGAACCCAGATTCTGGAAACTGAGCTTGTCATCATTTTGAAAGTTCTTGAGGGAATTCACACGTGGCAAAGCGAAGAACCTGTCATTAATTTCAGGAAACGACGAGTCCAACATGTCGTCCAGGTGAGATGAAGACGATGAATCATTGCTTTGTTCTTTGCTTGAAGTTGAAACACTTGTCATTGGCTTCTGAGCGCTCGAGTTCTTCTTATAAATCCGACATAAAACCCAATCATCCAGCtacaacatataaaaaaaaaaaaacaacaaactcatttagtatcaaaacaaacaaaacacaaaacattaAATAAAACACATTAAAATGTTACCAAATTACATATTGTTACCTTAGTGCTTCCACTCTTTCGTGAGTGCTCTAATAAGCGATACTCATGCATAATCCAATTAGTTTTTGTTCCTT from Castanea sativa cultivar Marrone di Chiusa Pesio chromosome 6, ASM4071231v1 includes:
- the LOC142640693 gene encoding NAC domain-containing protein JA2L-like produces the protein MGVPETDPLSQLSLPPGFRFFPTDEELLVQYLCRKVAGHHFNLQIIGEIDLYKFDPWVLPSKAIFGEKEWYFFSPRDRKYPNGSRPNRVAGSGYWKATGTDKVITTEGRKVGIKKALVFYVGKAPKGTKTNWIMHEYRLLEHSRKSGSTKLDDWVLCRIYKKNSSAQKPMTSVSTSSKEQSNDSSSSSHLDDMLDSSFPEINDRFFALPRVNSLKNFQNDDKLSFQNLGSGNFDWASLAGLNSVPEFAVENQAHQAQTQGIVNYNSNDVYVPSIPQLCHVDEEVQSGLRTNSGMFQQNSNSNSNVLTQNYSNSLDPFGFRYPTQSGGFGFRQ